A part of Candidatus Acidiferrales bacterium genomic DNA contains:
- a CDS encoding DinB family protein, with amino-acid sequence MKKIAGLAIALGLMAAGAAAQQAKPQKPMPPATIARVMEMELRVVETQFVPAAEAMPADKYDFAPTSGNYTGVRTFALEVKHVATVNFIFFSAVLRQPPPAGVTLAGAANGPDDIQTKEQIVKYLKDSFALGHKAMASLTAGNAVTPIKNPPLPLPYFNTRLAVASFACAHSLDHYGQMVEYLRMNGIVPPASQGQPPANPIKK; translated from the coding sequence ATGAAAAAAATAGCGGGATTGGCGATAGCACTGGGATTGATGGCGGCGGGCGCAGCGGCGCAACAGGCAAAACCGCAAAAACCGATGCCACCGGCGACGATTGCGCGCGTGATGGAAATGGAACTGCGGGTGGTGGAGACACAATTTGTGCCGGCAGCGGAAGCGATGCCAGCGGACAAGTACGATTTCGCACCGACAAGCGGCAATTACACGGGAGTGCGAACGTTCGCGCTGGAAGTGAAGCATGTGGCGACGGTGAACTTCATATTTTTCAGCGCGGTCCTGCGGCAGCCGCCACCGGCGGGCGTGACTCTGGCGGGAGCGGCGAACGGGCCGGATGACATCCAGACGAAAGAACAGATCGTGAAATATCTGAAGGATTCGTTCGCGCTAGGGCACAAAGCGATGGCGTCGCTGACGGCGGGAAATGCGGTGACTCCCATCAAAAATCCGCCTCTGCCGCTGCCGTATTTCAATACGCGGCTGGCGGTGGCGAGCTTTGCATGCGCACATTCGCTCGATCATTACGGGCAGATGGTGGAATATTTGCGAATGAATGGAATCGTGCCGCCAGCAAGCCAGGGACAGCCGCCTGCAAATCCGATAAAAAAGTAA
- a CDS encoding DinB family protein → MKKLTGIGMALGLLAASAFGQQAKQPMKAAPTIASVMQAQFGYVEQSFVAAAEAMPADKYDFAPTGPGEFKGVRTFAQEVKHVATANFMYFSTLLQEPMPPDASGEKGSNGPEELQTKEQIVKYLKDSFAYGHKAIATITAQNAVTPLPKTAVSFLTTRLALASFGCTHTFDHYGQIVEYLRMNGIVPPASQGQPPANPGAK, encoded by the coding sequence ATGAAAAAATTGACGGGAATCGGAATGGCGCTGGGACTGCTGGCGGCAAGCGCATTCGGACAACAGGCGAAGCAGCCGATGAAGGCGGCGCCGACGATTGCGTCGGTGATGCAGGCACAATTCGGATATGTGGAACAGTCCTTTGTGGCCGCAGCAGAAGCGATGCCGGCGGACAAGTATGATTTCGCGCCGACGGGACCAGGCGAATTCAAGGGCGTGAGGACGTTCGCGCAGGAAGTGAAGCACGTGGCGACGGCGAATTTCATGTATTTCAGCACGCTTTTGCAGGAACCGATGCCGCCGGACGCGTCCGGGGAGAAAGGATCCAATGGGCCGGAGGAACTTCAGACGAAAGAGCAGATTGTGAAGTATTTGAAGGATTCGTTTGCCTATGGGCATAAGGCGATTGCGACGATTACGGCGCAGAACGCGGTGACGCCGCTACCAAAGACGGCGGTTTCGTTTTTAACAACGCGGCTGGCGCTGGCGAGCTTCGGCTGCACACATACGTTTGACCATTATGGGCAGATCGTGGAGTATTTGCGGATGAATGGAATCGTGCCGCCAGCAAGCCAGGGGCAGCCGCCGGCGAATCCGGGAGCAAAGTAA